AGCAGGCGTATTTCCAACCCCACACTTACCTTGTGGTTTCCGTAGCAAATATTATGAGCGCAGTGTGTTTTGGGAACAGGTATTCCTATGATGACACGGAGTTTCAGCAAGTGGTAGGTAGAAATGATCAGTTTACAAAGACAGTCGGTGCTGGGAGCATAGTGGATGTGATGCCATGGCTGCAGTATTTCCCAAACCCCATCAAGACCTTGTTCGAACACTTCAAAGAGCTTAATAAGGAGTTTTACCAGTTCATTCTGTCCAAAGTTGTAGAGCATCGAAAGACCATCGAGTCCAGTATTGTCCGTGACATGACCGATGCCTTCATCTTTGCTCTGGACCAAGGAATGAGCGTCCCTCCGAACGTCTCTCTGGGGAAAGAGTATGTACCCTCAATTATGAGTGACATTTTCGGAGCAAGCCAGGACACACTCTCGACGGCTCTGCAGTGGATCATTCTCATACTTGTCAGGTAAGGCAATTATTTACGTAATGTTAATTATTTCCAAATAATTTCCAAATTTTCCAAAGTTCAACGTGTCTATCAATATTCAGTATTCATGGGCAGACCAACTTCTGCAGGTCCACCGATAACCTCAGCGttctttttgcttgtttgtatcCGTAGCTCCTTGAGCAATATGTAATACACTGTCATTAAGCATACTATTTTTACTGTACCAGCACAATCCCTCGAAAGCAGAACTGTTATCACTAAACAACTGCTCTTGTAGATTACAACGGCTGAGCTCAGTAGTTCATGGAATGTCTCCTGAAaagaattgttttcttttctgttccattCACCCCTTAGTGACGGTAGCAAAAcagtatttgtctgtttatcatTGAAACCATATTTTTGGTAGTGTTAGAATAGCCGTGGAACAATTGAAATTTGGTCTCCTTATTAAGCAGTGTTGGCAGCTAAAATGTAAATTGTATTACTCGCTGGCTGGCAACagtacatcatcatcatcatcatcattcttcttcttcttcttcttcttcttcttcttcttcttcttcttcttcttcttcttcttattattattattattagttaaGGACTGTGAAAATATAATGATAATCTTCAAGAGAATTTAATCAGTTTTGACTTCACAAGAATGCATGTGTTCATATTTAGAATTACTTTATGACAAAAcaatgattaaattaaaaagaaaatctcttaGTGAAATTCAAAGGTCAGGAACGTATAGTTTATGATGGCAAATGGCATAATAGTGCTCACTTAATTTATACTTTCAGTTATTtatgtttgcacacacacacagagccccaTGACAatgtacaaacaacaacaaaaaaatcattcccttctatattttattttaatgttttttttaggtACCCTGAAATTCAGAAGCGTCTGCAGGATGAAGTTGACCGAGTTGCTGACCGTAGCCGTCTGCCCAGCATTGAGGACCAGCCACGCTTGCCTTATGTCATGGCCTTCATATATGAAGTGATGCGTTTCACTAGCTTTGTTCCTGTCACTATCCCCcacagcaccaccactgacaccaCCATTGGCGGCTACCCCATCCCCAAAGGCACCGTCATCTTCGTCAACCAGTGGTCTATGAACCACGACCCGACCAAGTGGGAGAATCCTGACGTATTCAACCCGCTACGCTTTCTGGACGAAGATGGGCAACTAAACAAAGACCTGACAAGTAACGTGCTCATCTTCTCTGTGGGTAAGCGGAGGTGCATTGGAGAAGACTTGTCCAAAATGCAGTTGTTTCTCTTCACCTCAGTGCTGATGCACCAGTGCAACTTCACCCCTGAGACGACTCCCAGTATGGACTACATGTACGGGCTGACGCTGAAACCAAACCCCTTCAAGGTGGCAGTGAGTCTTCGTGATGACCTGAAGCTTTTAGAAGAAGTGGTCAGGCTTCCTCTCTGTGACCAGGGTCATGCCGAAAAGACCAGTGAGGAATCTCGCAACTAAGGGCATTGCCACAAAATAAGACACTCtaaattatgaaaaatgaagGTTGCAAAGGATGCAATAACAAAACTGAAGTAGATTTTTATTCTCACGTGCCATCAGGTTTAACCTTACTACTGTATATTACTAAGAACAGagatataatatatttatagacTGAACACTCAGGCAAATACTTGTTTTTCACTTACATCCGTCTTTCAATCcccatctctgttttctttctatttGGGAATTGTCAGTTGCCTGTGCTTGTGAGTCTCCTTTTCAGTGGACATTACTGTCATCAATTTAGGGTAGAATAACCTAGCACAAGCTCTCTCATATTTGTCTAAGCCAGCTAACACTCGTGTCCGCTTTGTTAGTTTCAACTAGTGACCTACATTAGCATGATTAGAAATGCTGTTAAGAATATACATTTGTACTCATGcgttctcctctgtttttataCATTCTTGCACCACTAACAATCCACCTTTTTGGTGCagttctctctctaactcactccTTCTAACAACACAGTGGGTAACACACTAGagtatatttctgtttttcctgttgatGGTACTAAAATTTAGACTAAAGTATCCCATGGGTATGACCATTAACAAGAACTGAACTGGGtctaaaattaaacaaatatataaatacagatTTCAGTGTAGCACCTTACATATAACATTTCTGTATATAGTTTTTATCTTTACAGATACATCTTCAGGCCCGGCATAGACTAGCTTAGTTTAGTGCTTTGTAACAGTAGGCTTTGTAATTTCCTGTGTTAagtcataaaacaaacagatatgGCTGTATTACAGTGGGAAAAAATCATTATTCCCTCTAGTAACTCAAAACATCACCAGAAGATATCTCTTAATAGACCAGGGCATGTGTCAGATAGTCATGGCATTACACCTCTTTGATGTATCAGTGGTAACTGCTTGGCAACTATGATTAGCCACCTATTCAAACAATGCGTGTGTGGCAGCAGTCATCCACATTTGTCACATGCTCTCTTTTCTAGCTCTttccttgagaaaaaaaatattatttcgAGTTTCTGAGCATTTGTGGAGATCATACACATAGTAGGCTTGTTAAATTTATCAGTCTTATCAGCAAGACAGGATATCCTTTTACTGAATATATAGAACATACACAACTCTGCATGGTATATAACTGTTCAATAGCTATTGAATGatagacatttttttgtgtgtgtgtgtttctgacaagaACGACTAGTgaatgacaaagacagacaaagactgacgttttttttctattttcctcttatgtttcctttcatttaagaagaaaagagaaagggtaCTCTCAGGGCTGGCGTTCACTGATGTACAGCATATGTATATCATAGTAAAAAATTTTTCTTGTCTGTTGCTACAAACtgctgtaacattttttttttaaattctcataGTGACATTAGATCTATATTAGATCAGTGTTTTTATATACCAATATTTGctaaaaaatgtttatgaatgtttctggagacatataaaatataaactgTCTGTATTACAAAAAATGTCACGTGTTTATTTCTTCCACTGTGAGATTAAAGCTTTTCCCTAGTTTATTTTTCTACAGTGTATAAGCTCAGAAATTCTTGCTGCTCTCAAAAATGTATTCAGTATGACAAATAAATGACTAACCATATTTTTGCTATGATTTTCTCTCTTATATTGGACGACATAATGACTGTTAATGTATTTGCTGCATTGGATCCCAGTATGATCATAAGGGTCACAAATGTATTTGAAACTCAATTAAACTCATCATTATATTATCATTTGTGCGGGCAATAGACTGTTTATTTTGTACTGTGGGCAATCCTTTCAGTTTAACCAGTCCAAGGCTCTGACCTGGAATGCCTGAGGTGTCGTGTATGGATTGGGAATTCAGTCTTTAATTTGTGCATGATGGGACATTCAACATTTCAGGAGAGGCCAGTGATGACTTTAAATGCTTTatcattaattatgaaatagCGTGTTAAATATAATGAATACTTTTCTTCCTAAACGTAGAAGACACTTTTTGACAATTTTTAGTTTGGCTTACTGACGCAGATTTTGAATTTACCATGAAGAGGGATCCATGGCTTTCGAaggaaccttttttttgtgagggaaTAACTTGTGGATATTTTGAAATAGTAATGTTTCAGCCTAGTACACTGTGGTTCCTTTTCCAgatttttcacacaaacacagtcttggTTTTCATTGTAGCTCTGTTCATTGTGCTCGTTGACATAAATGATAAGTAAAATATAAGCAAAATGATAATAAAGATACATTATGCATTAAAGTCctaattacaaaaatacataacatCTAAAACAtaatatgtaaaacataaaacataatatCACAAAAGAGGTGTTTAAAATTGCACTGGATTTTGAGTATGTTACTGTTTGGGCCGTACGCATCAAGTCAAGGACAAAGCAGAGAAGAATCTCTCTGGTTCAACTATCTTTGGGGTATTAGTATATCAATATTTACACTGGATTCATATGGACCCTTCATTTCTTTGCATGTAGTTCAGAGCATTTGTAGTATTAATAGTAAAAGCAAAATGCAGATGCATTGGTGACTGATATAAGTCTGAAGTGTTTCTTGTATGATGTTTCTTTCGTCGCCGCTGGAGTACCCAGGTGAACCAAATTTGCTTTTAAAGTGTGGACTGCTCATGAACAAGCCTGCCATTGGTGGAGATGACATTTCTGATAGAAGGAAAAGGACTTCACTGTTTCATTGTATAGGAATGGGAGGACAGAGCATTTACAATATGCTTCCACTGAGTTTGGACACCTGCAAGGGTGCTATGTATGCTTTGAAAATCTGTGGAAGCCTGTGAGGGAATGTTGAGATGAATAAGCGAGGCATTGTTTCATACAAACAGCTTTCACATACAAATGACTCTGACAACATTTATGTTGCGGAATTTAGTATTGTCAAAACACATATGGCCATCCTAGCAATGAATTTGGGGGCTACCCTTAATCTGCCAGTATTCAGAAGTCAGCTCTCACATCAGGCTTCAATTTCCTGTACTATAGTGAAGTCTGCTGTGAGTAAGGCTTGAAAACCTGTTCTGAAGACGGCCTATAGCTGCTAACTTTATAATCTTGTTCTGGAATACTAAAAAgaacacaactgaaaacagaCCTCACCTACGACTGGCTGCATTTAGCCTAAATATAGCTAACCCTTTTTGGCTATAGCTAGTAATATTTGCTATTACACCTGCACTTTACTCAAAATATATCCATGCTTGGCTGAAACAAACAATACGGTGAGACAACATGACAACTCCTGAGGGTTTGGATATACTTAAGGATTTGTGCACAAAGGAGAAACctattaaataaaattaagacAACTAGTCCATGAGGCAGAATCTACTGAGTTCAGTCCCTTAGAACTGAATGGGTTCACTGAAAGAAACTGATTCTTTTGATTCTTATCTCCCTAATTGTTTACGCACAAGAAGACTAGTGGCATGAGTAGGTACACAGATTTGTGGAAGCAATTCAAGGCTTTCGTGGAGTAACATGAGCTGGTCCCACTCAGTGTTGATATTCTGTTTGAAGTATAAGGGTCTCTGATGAACCCAACACTTGAAgtcagaaatacatacaaccaATTTAAACTGCATGAAGAAAGCAGAGACTTCACAGGTTTTTATCACTGATGATAGCTTGGTATTCTAGGTACTCGAGGAAGCTGTAtggattcagttcagttcggtCCTTGCTGCTTTTCCGTAGATGATAAACACAGTCCTGCGGGGTCCTTGTAATGCACAATGCTATCTTGACGATGTAATCAAAGATGGAACATCAAAGAGGGACAGCCTGAATAGCAGAATTGCCATGCCGCACAGAATGAGCGGAGGTCACCTGAAAGTAAACCTGAGAAATGTCAGCTGAGACAGACCAACATTACATTTCTTGGACCACACAACGTCTTCAGATGCTTAACCTCCTGGCGAATCACATGTTGCCATTACTTTAAATGGCCCGGCATCATGAAACACCATTGCGCTCTTCTCTTAGCCTGATTCCATGGTATAACATGTTCTTTACAAACTACACCAAAGTGGGAGAACCACTGTTAGCAGTTCtttggaaaaacagaacatttcaatGAACAGCTGCAGCTCAAATCAGTCTCAACCAAGTCAAAAACCATGATTATGAGCAGTCTTgcctctgctctgtttgaccTCAGGCTGCacattattttatattat
This sequence is a window from Chanos chanos chromosome 4, fChaCha1.1, whole genome shotgun sequence. Protein-coding genes within it:
- the cyp1b1 gene encoding cytochrome P450 1B1 is translated as MEEDFTQLSSRTILLASLTSLVVIHLWFWLQRYRSCHGPPGPFPWPIIGNAAQLGSTPHVYFSRMAKKYGSVFQIKLGSRAVVVLNGDAIKQALIKKGIDFAGRPDFTSFQVISNGNSMAFGNYSEWWKMHRKVAQSTIRSFSTSNIHTKRALENHVVGEIRELVKLFLRRTEEQAYFQPHTYLVVSVANIMSAVCFGNRYSYDDTEFQQVVGRNDQFTKTVGAGSIVDVMPWLQYFPNPIKTLFEHFKELNKEFYQFILSKVVEHRKTIESSIVRDMTDAFIFALDQGMSVPPNVSLGKEYVPSIMSDIFGASQDTLSTALQWIILILVRYPEIQKRLQDEVDRVADRSRLPSIEDQPRLPYVMAFIYEVMRFTSFVPVTIPHSTTTDTTIGGYPIPKGTVIFVNQWSMNHDPTKWENPDVFNPLRFLDEDGQLNKDLTSNVLIFSVGKRRCIGEDLSKMQLFLFTSVLMHQCNFTPETTPSMDYMYGLTLKPNPFKVAVSLRDDLKLLEEVVRLPLCDQGHAEKTSEESRN